The DNA window CCTGCCGGTCGTCTGGCAGAGCGCGGATATCATTATGGCGCTGATGGCGATGACCAACCTGACGGCCATCCTGCTGCTCTCCCCGACGGTGCGGATTATCGCCAGTGATTATCTGCGTCAGCGCCAGCTGGGCATTCAGCCTACTTTCGATGCGTCGCGCTATCCTGAGATTCACCAACAGCTGGCCCCGGGCGCGTGGAATGAACTGCCGCGCGAATAGCGCGGCAATCGCAGCTATCGATCCCACCATGCACTTTTTTTGTTAAAATTCGTCGAAATTACCTGCAAGGACTGGATATGCTGATTCTGATTTCACCTGCTAAAACGCTCGATTATCAAAGCCCGCTGGCAACGACTCGCTATACCCAGCCCGAACTCCTCGAGTATTCTCAACAGCTTATCAGCATCGCCCGTCAGCTGACCGCGCCGCAAATCGGCAAGCTGATGAGCATCAGCGACAAGCTGGCGGATCTGAACGCCACCCGTTTCCACGACTGGCACCCTGACTTTACGCCGCAAAATGCCCGCCAGGCGATCCTCGCCTTTAAGGGCGATGTCTACACCGGCCTGCAGGCAGAGACGCTCACCGAGGACGACTTTGACTTCGCCCAGCGACACCTGCGCATGCTCTCTGGCCTGTATGGCGTGCTGCGTCCGCTGGATCTGATGCAGCCCTACCGCCTGGAGATGGGGATACGTCTGGAAAACCCCCGCGGCAAAGATCTGTACCAGTTCTGGGGCGAGACCATTACCGAGAAGCTGAATCAGGCGCTGCAGGCTCAGGGCGACGATATCGTCATCAACCTGGCCTCCGATGAATATTTTAAATCGGTGAAAACGCAAAAATTGCAGGGCCAGCTGATCAAGCCGGTATTCCTCGATGAGAAGAACGGCAAATTCAAAGTGATCAGCTTCTATGCCAAGAAGGCCCGTGGCCTGATGAGTCGCTATATTATTGAAAACCGCTTAACCCAGCCGGAACAGCTGAAATCCTTTAATAGCGAAGGCTATTTCTTTGATGCGGAGGCGTCGGAGAAAGGCGAACTGGTGTTTAAACGCCACGAGCAGTAAGTAAACGGTCCCCCTACGGCGTTCGACGCAACAGGGGGACGGTAAGGATTTAGCCCATCATCAGCTTACGCAGCGCGGCGAAATCCGCCGGCAGGTTGTGAGACAGCAGCGGCAGGTCGGCGCGGTCGGCCAGCTCTTTCGGCAGCGGCAGGGTCTCCTGCAGGATCTCCTCCACGCTCTCTTTGAACTTCGCCGGATGGGCGGTGCCGAGGAACAGACCGTACTCTCCCGGCTGCAGCTGATCGCGCAGCGCGCGCCAGGCAATCGCCGCGTGCGGTTCAGAGATGTAGCCGATGGCCTTCAGCTCGCGCATTGCCGCTTTGGTGGTCTCATCATCGACCGCGGCATAGCCCAGCTCGCTGAGACGCCAGATTTTACGGCGGAACAGCTCTTCGACACGCGGCCAGTTGTTCGGCTGGCTAACGTCCATGGCGTTGGACAGCGTCGCCTGGGTGGCTTTTGGCGCCCACTCGCCGCCCTGCAGATAGCGCGGAACGGTGTCGTTGGCATTGGTGGCGGCGATAAAGCGTTTGATCGGCAGACCCAGCGACTTCGCCAGCAGACCGGCGGTCAGATCGCCGAAGTTGCCGCTCGGCACGGAAATCACCAGCTGATTGCGGGCTTCCTGCGGCAGCTGCGCCGCCGCTTCGAAGTAGTAGCAGATCTGCGCCAGCAGGCGGCTGATGTTAATGGAGTTAGCCGAGTTGAGCCCCAGCGTCGCCTTCAGTTCTTCATCGTCAAACGCCTGCTTCACCAGCGCCTGGCAGGCGTCGAAGTCGCCGTCAATCGCCACGGTTTCAATGTTGCCGCCGAGAGTACAGAACAGCTTCTCCTGCAGCGGGCTGATCTTGCCGCGCGGGTAGAGGATCACTACCTTAACGTTCGGCAGTCCGTAGAAAGCATGCGCCACCGCCGCCCCGGTATCGCCAGAGGTCGCCGTGAGGATGGTGACCGGCTTATCGCCTGCGATATGGGTCAGCATCTGCGCCATAAAGCGGCCGCCGAAATCCTTGAAGGCCAGCGTGGGGCCATGGAACAGCTCCAGACAGCCGACATCCTCCTGAACCTTGCTCACCGGCGCCGGAAACGCAAACGCCGCGCGGACCCGCTGCTGCAGGACATCCTGCGGGATCTCATCGCCGATAAAGGCGGATAAAATTTTGGCGCTGCGGGTGACAAAATCCTGCGCCAGCATGTCGTCGATTTCAGTCAGGCTGAATTCCGGCAGATCGTGCGGAAAGAACAGGCCCTGATGCTTGCCAAGTCCCTGGGTAACGGCCTGCGCAAAGCTGACCTGCTCATTGTGATCTTTTAAGTTATACAGTTTCATTGGTTATCCCACTACGCGTGCGCCCGCCGTGTCCAGCCGGCAAATATGAACAAAGCCTTCCTGATTCTGCAGATAGTGCGCGCCAAGCCAGTCGGCGACGCGCTGTGCGGTGTCCGGCTTATCGCACAACGCGAACAGCGTTGGGCCAGAGCCGGAGATGCCGCAAGCCTGGGCGCCCATCTCCATGGCCGCCTGACGCGCTTCGCTAAAGCCCGGCAGCAGTTTGGTTCGGTACGGTTCGGCAATCACATCTTTCATCAATTTTGCCGCCAGCTGCGGCTGGCGGGTGTAGCAGGCGTGAATAAAGCCCGCGAGGTGGCGACCATGGGCGATACAATCCTGACGGCGGTACTGCGCCGGCAGAATCGCCCGCGCTTCGGCGGTGGATACTTTAATCCCCGGATAGGCCAGCACCCACAGCCACTCATCAAACCCGGGCACCTGCTGGCTGATAATCCCGTTCTCTTCGATCATCAACTGCATGCCGCCAAGATAGCACGGCGCCACGTTGTCGTAGTGAATGCTGCCGGAGATACGCCCTTCCATCTCCCCCATCAGCGCCAGCATGCGCGTCTCGTTCAGCGGCTTACCGCAAAACTCGTTCATCGCCACCAGCGCGGCGACCACCGAGCAGGCGCTGGAGCCCAGCCCGGAGCCAATCGGCATGTTTTTTTCCAGGGTCATCGCCACCGGCACCGTTTTACCGATCTCCCGGCAAAAGCTTTCCCAGCACTGGTAAACAATGTTCTCCTGCGGCGCCGTCGGCAGTTTGCTGGCGAAGCGTCCCAGATTCTGCAGGCTGAATTGCTCCGCCGCTTCGACAGTAACGTTGTCGCCAAGCAGCGTGCCATCGACCGGCGTGACCGCCGCGCCCAACACATCAAACCCGACGCTCATATTGGCACTGGAAGCCGGGGCATATACTTTGACCATCTTAAACTCCTAACTTCCAGGAAAGGGTGCGCAGCAGGTCGGCGAATACACCGGCCGCCGTGACGTCGTTCCCGGCACCATAGCCGCGCAGCACCAGCGGCAATGGCTGATAATAGTGGCTGTAAAAGGCCAGCGCGTTCTCGCCATTTTTGACTTTGAACAGCGGATCGTTGCCGTCAACGGCGGCAATTTTCACCCGGCAGGTACCATCCTCTTCGATGTTACCGACATAGCGCAAGACTTTACCTTCATCGCGCGCCTTAGCGATCCGCGAGGCGAACGCATCATCCAGCGACGGCAGACGGGCCATAAAGGTCTCAACATCACCGCTGGCGTCGAAGTCCGCCGGCAGCGCCGACTCGACGATAATGTCCGACAGCTCCAGTTCACGTCCAGTCTCACGGGCCAGAATCAGCAGCTTACGCGCGACATCCACCCCGGATAAATCGTCGCGCGGATCCGGCTCGGTATACCCCATCTCACGGGCCATCGCCGTCGCCGCCGAGAAACTCACGCCCTCATCCAGCTTGCCGAAGATAAACGACAGAGAGCCGGAGAGGATCCCGGAGAAATGGCGCAGTTCATCGCCGGCGTTGAGCAGGTTCTGCAGGTTCTCAATCACCGGCAGGCCAGCGCCAACGTTAGTGTCATAGAGGAACTTGCGGCGCGAGCTGCTCGCGGCGTGGCGCAGCTGATGATAATAATCCAGCGAAGAGGTATTGGCCTTTTTATTCGGCGTGACCACATGGAAACCTTCGCGCAGGAAGTCGGCGTACTGATCGGCGACCGCCTGGCTGGAGGTACAGTCGACGATCACCGGATTAAGCAGGTGGTACTCTTTTACCAGGCGGATCAGGCGGCCAAGATTAAAGGGTTCTTTCGCCTCCGCCAGCGCCTCACTCCAGTTTTCCAGATTCAGACCATGCACGCTGGTCAGCAGCGCCTGAGAGTTGGCCACGCCGCAAACGCGCAGATCGATATGTTTGCTCTTCAGCCAACTCTGCTGGCGTTTGATTTGCTCCAGCAGCGCGCCGCCGACGCCGCCGACGCCGATGACGAACACTTCGATCACCTGGTCGGTGTTGAACAGCATCTGATGGGTCACGCGCACGCCGGTGGTGGCGTCGTCATTGCTGACCACCACCGAAATGGAGCGCTCGGATGAACCCTGGGCAATCGCCACGATATTGATATTGGCGCGGGCCAGCGCGGCAAAAAACTTTGCCGAGATACCGCGCAGAGTGCGCATTCCGTCGCCCACCACCGAGATAATAGCCAGACGCTCCATAATGGCCAGCGGCTCCAGCAGCCCCTCTTTCAGCTCGAGATAAAACTCATCTTCCATCGCCCGTTTAGCACGCGCACAGTCGCTCTGCGGCACGCAGAAACTGATGCTGTACTCGGAAGAAGATTGGGTGATCAGCACGACCGAGATGCCGGCGCGGGACATGGTGGCGAAGACGCGGGCCGCCATGCCGACCATGCCTTTCATCCCCGGCCCGGAGACGTTGAACATCGCCATGTTGTTGAGGTTAGAGATGCCTTTGACCGGCAGATCGTCCTCGTCGCGGCTGGCGCCGATGAGCGTTCCCGGCGCCTGCGGGTTGCCGGTATTTTTAATCAGACATGGGATTTGGAACTGGGCGATAGGGGCGATGGTGCGCGGGTGCAGCACTTTCGCGCCAAAGTAGGAGAGCTCCATCGCCTCCTGATAAGACATCGATTTCAGCAGACGCGCATCCGGCACCTGGCGCGGGTCGCAAGTGTACACGCCGTCGACATCGGTCCAGATTTCGCAGCAGTCGGCGCGCAGGCAGGCGGCCAGCACCGCAGCCGAATAGTCGGAGCCGTTGCGCCCCAGCACCACCAGCTCGCCCTTCTCATTGCCGGCGGTAAACCCGGCCATCAGGATCATATGGTCTGCCGGGATCTGGCTGGCGGCGATGCGGCGGGTGGATTCGGCGATATCGACCGTGGATTCCAGATAGTGGCCCACCGCGAGCAGTTTTTCCACCGGGTTAATCACACTGACTTTATGACCACGGGCTTCCAGCAGACCCGCCATGATGGCGATGGAGAGCTTTTCGCCTCGGCAGATCAGCGCGGCATTGACGCTGTCCGGGCACTGACCCAGCAGGCTGATACCGTGCAGGACATGCTTAATCTGAGCAAACTCCTGCTCAACAAAGGCTTTCAGCTGGGCGAGCGGGAAAGCGGGCTGGGCGTCGGCAAGGCCCTGAAGAAGTTCGGTAAAAATGCGTTCAGCGTCGGCAATATTGGGGAGGGCATCCTGGCCGCCAATGGTCTTTTCAATCATCGCTACCAGATGGTTGGTGATCTTCGCCGGGGCAGACAGGACGGTCGCTACCTGCCCCTGCCTGGCATTACTCTCCAGAATATCGGCAACCCGCAGAAACCGTTCCGCATTTGCCACTGATGTACCGCCGAACTTCAACACTCGCATGGTTCTTACCCCTTGATCTCTTGTCAAAAAAAAAGCCCGCACTGTTCAGGTGCGGGCTTTTTTCTGTGTTTCCTGTACGCGTCAGCCCGCACCGTTACCTGTGGTAATGGTGGTGGTGATAATGGTGGTAATCATGCCGATGCGATTCATGGATGTTGTGTACTCTGTATTTTTATCTGTCTGTGTGTCCTGCCTATATTGGTTAAAGTATCTGCCCTCTTAAGTCAATGAATTTCTCAATTAACCTCATTTCAGCGAGCTTACGTATTGCGCCACCCCGACAAGGAAAAACATCCAGATCGGCGGAACACTCCCCGCAAAAACAGCATATACAACCATAATTAAAATATATGACAGAGCTTTATTCTGGCAGGTTTTTTTCAATATCATGCAGCAAACGATGCAACATTGCCGTGTCGCGCTGCTGCAGCAGCCCCATTCGTTGCGACAGCCAGTCGGCCAGTTTGGCATCATCCTCCACGCCCAGACGCGAAAGCAAGGCCAGGGCGCGCAGGCGCAACGCCTGCAGCTGATGATGGTCTGCCGCGGCGGCGGTGGGCGCCGGTTGTTGCATAAGCGATGCTAATTGATAGCAGTAGACCATCACCGACTGACCGAGGTTGAGCGAAGGATAATCCGCGGCCATCGGCACGCCGGTCAGCACATCGGCCAGGGCCAGCTCCTCATTGGTCAATCCGGCGTCTTCACGGCCAAATACCAGCGCGGTATGGGTCATCCAGTTCGCCTTCTCCTCCAGCAGCGGCAACAGCTGCTGCGGCGTGGCGTAATAGTGAAACCGCGCGCGACTGCGGGCGGTGGTGGCGACGGTAAAATCGACGTCGTGCAGCGCCTCGGCAAGGGTGGAATAGGTGGTGATGCCATCGAGGATGTCGCCTGAGCCGTGCGCCACCCAGCGTGCCGCCGGCGCCAGATGGGCTTCACTGTCCACGATCCGCAGATCGCGAAATCCCATGGTTTTCATCGCCCTGGCGGCGGCGCCGACGTTCTCGGCCCGGGCAGGACCGACTAAAATAATCGTTAAACGCATTGCGGTTTTTTTCTCTCTCTCAGGCGTTGTCGAGGCGCGGAGCCCCGCATTTTACGCGGTGAAAATTTACAAATTTGCAACAAAAATCACTAAAATTGCGTTATCTTACCCATAAAAAAATCTAAACTGTTCTCAGGAGGCCATGACAAGGAGTATGTTAACAGAACCCATTTATCCATATGATGGGCAATGAAATTTCACCTGACGCATCGTTCCAGACATTGGATTCACTGTATTTATTAATTTATCCACGCAACTAGTTGAGCCGGGTAAAGATTGTGACTATAAAGAGCATGGCGATGCAATGATTTCACAAGACTGTTAACGTGCTACAATTGAACTTGATATATGTCAACGAAGCGTAGTTTTATTGGGTGTTCGGCCTCTCTTAGCCTGTTATGTTGCTGTTAAAATGGTTAGGATGTCAGCCGTTTTTGACACCGTCGGGTCCAGAGGGAAAGTACCCACGACCAAGCTAATGATGTTGTTGACGTTGATGGAAAGTGCATCAAGAACGCAATTACGTACTTTAGTCATGTTACGCCGCGCATGTTAATTTGCGACATGCAGCAGGCAGGTCAGGGACTTTGGTACTTCCTGTTTCGATTTAGTTGGCAATTTAGGTAGCAAACATGCAGACCCCGCACATTCTTATCGTTGAAGACGAGTTGGTAACACGCAACACGTTAAAAAGTATTTTCGAAGCAGAAGGTTACGATGTATTCGAAGCGACCGATGGCGCGGAAATGCATCAGATCCTGTCTGAAAATGATATCAACCTGGTGATCATGGATATCAACCTGCCGGGTAAAAATGGTCTTCTGCTGGCGCGCGAGCTGCGCGAGCAGGCTGACGTCGCGCTGATGTTCTTAACCGGTCGCGACAACGAAGTGGATAAGATCCTTGGCCTCGAAATCGGCGCTGACGACTATATCACTAAACCGTTTAACCCGCGTGAACTGACTATCCGCGCGCGCAACCTGCTCTCCCGTACCATGAACCTCGGTACCGTGAGCGAAGAGCGTCGCAGCGTGGAAAGCTACAAGTTCAACGGCTGGGAACTCGATATCAACAGCCGTTCCCTGGTCAGCCCGAACGGCGAACAGTACAAGCTGCCGCGCAGTGAATTCCGCGCGATGCTGCACTTCTGCGAAAACCCGGGCAAAATTCAGTCTCGTGCCGAGCTGCTGAAGAAAATGACCGGTCGCGAGCTGAAGCCGCATGACCGTACCGTTGACGTGACCATTCGTCGGATTCGTAAACACTTCGAATCCACTCCGGATACCCCGGAAATCATCGCTACCATTCACGGTGAAGGTTACCGTTTCTGTGGCGATCTGCAGGAATAATGCGATTTATTCCGCAGCCATGATGTGAAAACGGCGCCCCGAGGGCGCCGTTTTTTTATGCCGTCACTCTTTCCAGAGGCGCAGTTTGTCGTCATCGGCAGACGGCGGCGGAGGCACACTGCCTTTCGGTAACGATAACGCATACCAGTCCACTCGCCGGGTCAAAAACATCAGGCTGCTTAGCGCCAGCACCAGCACCCCGGTACCCAACAGCAGCGCGCTGTCCTCGGAATGCAGCAGAAACCACATCACCCCGTCCAGCAGCAGCAGCGCCGCGACAAACAGCAGGCTGTTACGCCATCCCCTGAGCACCGCCTGGAGGTAGATCCCGTTCATCACCGCGCCGGACAGGCTGGCGGCCAGCCAGGCGGCGGTAAAGCCAATGTGCTCCGAAAGCGCCAGCAGCACCAGGTAAAACAGCACCAGCGATAGGCCCACCAGCAAATATTGCATCGGATGCAGGGGGCGATGGGTCAGGCTTTCGAAAGCGAAAAAGGCTATAAACGTCAACCCAATTAACAGGATGGCATATTTTGTCGCCCGGTCGGTTAGCTGATACTGGTCGGCAAGCGACATGACATCGGCACTGAACGCCGGCAGGCGCGACCACGGGATCTCCATATCATCCTTGAAATAGCTGCCCATATCGTTGGCGAACCAGCTGCTTTGCCAGTGGGCGCGATAGCCGGCAGCATTCACTTCGCGTTTCGTTGGCAGGAAGCTGCCGAGAAAGCCGGGATGCGGCCAGTTACTGGTCAGCTGCAGCTCGCTGTTGCGCCCGAGCGGCACCAGTGAAAATGCGCCCGTCCCGTTCAGATCGAGCGAAAAAGCGATCTCAAGCGGCTTGTTGTCCTCCGCCAGCGCTGGCATCGGCATATGGATGCCCGCCCCATCGCCGCTGATCCCCAGCCCAGGCTCCACGCTTAATACGCTGCCGTTAACCTCCGGAGCATGAATGGCGCCAATGCCGCGGGCATCGCCGACGCTCACCACCAGCCGCGGCTGGCCTAAGACAATATTCGTTTTTTTCAGCGCCGCCAGACGCAGCGGATCAAACGAAGCCTTAATCTGCAGGGCGTTATGCCAGACCTGTCCGCTGTAGATGCCCACCCTCCTCGACTCCACGGTCTGTTTGCCGGTGACCGCCAGCGACTCCGGCAGCCAGTAGTACTCCCAGCTCCGCTGATATTCGACCTCTTTTTGGTTCTCCCTGCGGGTCAGCGTCTCGGTTACCGGAATAGCGATCAGCGGCCCGGCGAGTTTTTGCGGGCCGCTGGTGCTCTGTTCAATGGCATCCACAACCTCACTGCGATAATCAGCCCGCTCATTGATGAGCTCCCTGACTATCATCAAAGGCAGAGATAACAGCACAATACAGCCTATTAACGTGGTGATTTTCCAGAATAACGGTGATTTCAACATAGCTTTCTCCCTATCGTGATGGCCTCACAATAGGGCGGTTGTGTGGGGGGAATTTGAAGCTATGTGAAGGGACGGTGAAGTCTCAGCGTGGCGACCACGCCGCCTTCGGGCCGATTGTGTAGACGGATATCGCCGTGATGCAGGCGCGCGACTTCACGAACGAAGGCCAGCCCAAGGCCGCTGCTCTTATGGCCGTCTTCACGCGGCAGCGAGTAGAACCGATCAAAGATCCGCGTCAGGGCATACTCCGGAATACCGCATCCGTTATCCGTTACGCTCAGTCGCACCTCTGCATTTCGTTTCTCTACTGCCAGGGCGATCTCGCCCCCCTGGGGGGTAAAATCAATCGCGTTGTCGAGCAGATTGCCCAGCGCCTGGGACAGCAGTTCGCCATCGCCATTGACCAGCATCCCACTCTCCTGCCAGCGCAGGGTGATGGCTTTCGCCGCCAGGGCGATGTCGCGCTCTTCCGCCAGCCGTTGGTATAGCGCATCTATCGACACCGGCTGCGGCTTTATCTCCAGCCGGCTTTCCAGTCGCGCCTGCTGGAGCAACCGCTCCACCAACAGCTGCATGCGAGTATTTTGCGCGAGGATATTCTCAGTAAACCGCGCCGCCACCGCAGGCGGCGGCTCTTCGCGCAGGATCTCCGCCGCACCGCGGATGGCCGCCAGCGGACTTTTCAGCTCGTGAGTCAGGTCATAGACATAGTTTTCGATGGCGTTTTTGCCTTCGAGCTTCACCCGCATGCTCTCCAGCGCCTGGGCCAGCTTACGCAGTTCGCTGCTGCCGACCTCCGGCAGCGGCAGCGGGCGGTCAGCGGTCACCGAGTCCGCATAGCGCACCAGCTTGCCGATAGAGAAATTGATCCACCAGACGACGCCGCAGCCAATCAACAGGGCAATGCCCAGCAGGGCGCCGCCGGCCCAGAGGATCCGCCGCTCGCTGCGCTGAATGACCGGCGTCATCGCCAGGTTGGGTTTACCGACGCTCAGCACGCCGATAATCCGCCCCTTATCCATCACCGGCGCGGCGATATACATCACCGAGCTGGCTTCATCATGCGGATCGCTGCGCGTACTGCGCGCGCCGTACTGGCCGCGCAGGGTGAGCCAGACGTCGTTCCAGCGTGAATAGTCCTGCCCTGTCGCCTCTCCGCTCGAGTCAAACACCACCTTACCCCGGGCATCGGTCAGATAGACGCGGTACTCATTCCGCACCTTTTTAATTCCGCCAATATTGGCGTTGAGCCGCTGCTGGTTGAGCTGGTGAAAGGCCTGCGCCAGCCTGCCCTGCTGCGGGTTTGCCGCCAGCAGGTCCTCACGCGCCAGCGCCGCCAGCAGGGTGGCGGTATCGTTGAGGGTCCCCTCCGTCGCCCGGCGCACGCCCGGCTTCACTTCCTGGACAAAGATCGACAGTACAAACCACGCGGCGATCGCGACGATAAGAAAATAGCCCAGCAGCAGGCGCATGCCGATGCGCATCAGCCGCGCCCCAGGCTGTAGCCCATCCCGCGATGGGTATTGATTGGCGCCACCTCAGGATTAACGACCCGCAGTTTAGCGCGCAGGGTTTTGATGTGGGTGTCGACGGTGCGGTCGAGGCTTTCCCAGGCATCGCTCCACACCAGCTCCATCAGTTGCTGGCGGGAGAAGACGCGACCGGGCGCGTGAAGCAGCGTTTTCAACAGCAGAAATTCATAGCGCGTCAGGTTCAGCGGCTGGCCGAACCAGCTTATCGACGCCGCCTGCTCGTCAAGCACAAACTCGCCGACGCGAACTACCGACGAAGGCGCGGCGAATTTTTGCAGCCGCCGCAGCACGCTGCGCACCCGCGCGCAGACTTCGCGCGGCGAAAACGGCTTGGCGATGTAATCGTCAGCGCCGATTTCCAGCCCCAGCAGCTTATCGACCTCGTCGCTCCGCGCCGTCAGAAACAGCACCGGCAGCGCCGGAAAGCGCGTCAGCAGGCGCCGACAGAGCTCGAAGCCGCTGATATCCGGCAAGCCGACGTCGAGGATGGCCACATCGGGCGCCTGATGCGCCGCCGCCTCCAGCGCGGGCAACCCGCGGTCAAAGACGGTGACCTGGAAGCCCTCCTGCTGGAGCATATAAACCAGGGTATCGGCGATACTCTGTTCATCCTCAACTAACCAAATCCGTGGCTGCTGCATGCGCGCTCCCGTTTATTTATTCCAGGGCATAATCGGCACGGCGCTGATGGCGTTCTTCGGCGAACCATCAACCACTTTATCCGAATAGGTCAGGTAGACCAGCGCATTGCGTTTCTCATCATAGAAGCGAACGACCTGTAGCTTTTTAAACACCAGCGAGGTGCGCTTCTGGAACACCACGTCGCCCTGGCTTTTGCCATTTTTGATTTTGTCCGTCAGCTCAATCGGCCCGACCTGCTGGCAGGAGATGGCCGCGTCGGAGGTATCTTCCGCCAGACCCAGCCCGCCTTTGATCCCGCCGGTCTTCGCCCGGCTGATATAGCAGGTCACGTTCTGCACATCCGGATCGTCAAAGGCTTCGACGACAATTTTGTGATCCGGCCCTAACCATTTGAAGACCGTATCCACGGAACCAATCTGCTCCGCCTGAGCGACCTGGCAGCCGGCCAGCAGCAGCAGACCCATCGCAAACTTCTTGTATTTCATATTGTTACCATTCTTAAAAAATATAGCTGAGTGATTATCACGCACTTTGCGGAAAAGGTTTATAGATCACAGCTTTACAAAATTCTCGTTCAGATCCACGGACCTACCGCATTTAAAAGCAAAAAAAACACTGAATGCTAAAACATCAAAAAATGCTATTATCCGCTACTTTAATATCAGGCACCTGTGTTTAAGGATGGGGACATTTTATGGATCAAGCAGGGATTATTCGCGATCTCCTTAGCTGGCTGGAAGGTCACCTGGATCAGCCGCTTTCTCTGGACAATGTGGCGGCGAAGGCGGGTTATTCCAAGTGGCATTTGCAGCGAATGTTTAAGGATGTCACCGGCCATGCCATCGGTGCCTATATTCGCGCGCGCCGGTTGTCGAAATCAGCTGTCGCATTACGCCTTACCGCCCGTCCAATCCTTGATATTGCGCTGCAGTACCGTTTCGACTCCCAGCAGACCTTCACCCGGGCGTTTAAGAAGCAGTTCTCGCTGACGCCGGCGCTCTACCGCCGCTCGCCGGACTGGAGCTCGTTCGGTATGCGTCCGCCGCTGCGTCTTGGCGAGTTTACCCTGCCGAAACATGAATTTGTCGCCCTGCCCACGACTCAACTGCTGGGGGTAACCCAGAGCTATACCTGTAAGCTGGAGGAAATCTCCGACTTCCGCAACCAGATGCGGGTCCAGTTCTGGCGCGATTTCCTCGGCAACTCGCCGTCGATCCCCCCGGTGCTCTATGGGCTGCATGAACCGCGTCCGAGCCTGGAGAAAGACGATGAACAGGAAGTGTTCTATACCACCGCGCTGACGCCGGAGATGGCTAACGGCCACCTGCAGAACGCCCATCCGGTGACGCTGGAGGGCGGCGAGTATGTCATGTTTACGTATGAAGGGCTGGGTACCGGCCTGCAGGAATTCATCCTGACGGTCTACGGCACCTGCATGCCGATGCTGAACCTGACGCGTCGCAAGGGGCTGGATATTGAACGCTTCTATCCTGAAGATGAAAGCCGGGATCAGGCCACGCCGATTCAGTTGCGCTGCGAATATCTGATCCCGATCCGCCGTTAACGCTGCAGCTCGTCCATCGCGGGGGCGTCAAGATGCGAGACGTCGCCCGCCGTTTCCACCACCCAGCCGGAAGCCAGCCACGGGCTCTGCTGATAATCGACGCGCGAGATAGAGCAGTTGCGCAGACGCAGACGACGCTCTGCGTACGCCGGCAGCCCTAAAATCGTGCTCACCAGGCAGCCCAGCGCGATACCATGACTCACCAGCAGTGGTCGACTACCGGCCGGTAATTCCAGACAGGCTGCCAGCGCCGCATGCATGCGTTCGCTAAGCTCCTGCATCGATTCGCCCTGAGGAATACGACCATCCGGCGTGCCGTTGACCAGCTGGCGGCGCCAGCCCTCTTCTTCTTCGCTGAGCGAGTCGATATGGCG is part of the Klebsiella quasipneumoniae subsp. quasipneumoniae genome and encodes:
- the yjjY gene encoding protein YjjY is translated as MTKVRNCVLDALSINVNNIISLVVGTFPLDPTVSKTADILTILTAT
- the arcA gene encoding two-component system response regulator ArcA produces the protein MQTPHILIVEDELVTRNTLKSIFEAEGYDVFEATDGAEMHQILSENDINLVIMDINLPGKNGLLLARELREQADVALMFLTGRDNEVDKILGLEIGADDYITKPFNPRELTIRARNLLSRTMNLGTVSEERRSVESYKFNGWELDINSRSLVSPNGEQYKLPRSEFRAMLHFCENPGKIQSRAELLKKMTGRELKPHDRTVDVTIRRIRKHFESTPDTPEIIATIHGEGYRFCGDLQE
- the creD gene encoding cell envelope integrity protein CreD; the protein is MLKSPLFWKITTLIGCIVLLSLPLMIVRELINERADYRSEVVDAIEQSTSGPQKLAGPLIAIPVTETLTRRENQKEVEYQRSWEYYWLPESLAVTGKQTVESRRVGIYSGQVWHNALQIKASFDPLRLAALKKTNIVLGQPRLVVSVGDARGIGAIHAPEVNGSVLSVEPGLGISGDGAGIHMPMPALAEDNKPLEIAFSLDLNGTGAFSLVPLGRNSELQLTSNWPHPGFLGSFLPTKREVNAAGYRAHWQSSWFANDMGSYFKDDMEIPWSRLPAFSADVMSLADQYQLTDRATKYAILLIGLTFIAFFAFESLTHRPLHPMQYLLVGLSLVLFYLVLLALSEHIGFTAAWLAASLSGAVMNGIYLQAVLRGWRNSLLFVAALLLLDGVMWFLLHSEDSALLLGTGVLVLALSSLMFLTRRVDWYALSLPKGSVPPPPSADDDKLRLWKE
- the creC gene encoding two-component system sensor histidine kinase CreC is translated as MRIGMRLLLGYFLIVAIAAWFVLSIFVQEVKPGVRRATEGTLNDTATLLAALAREDLLAANPQQGRLAQAFHQLNQQRLNANIGGIKKVRNEYRVYLTDARGKVVFDSSGEATGQDYSRWNDVWLTLRGQYGARSTRSDPHDEASSVMYIAAPVMDKGRIIGVLSVGKPNLAMTPVIQRSERRILWAGGALLGIALLIGCGVVWWINFSIGKLVRYADSVTADRPLPLPEVGSSELRKLAQALESMRVKLEGKNAIENYVYDLTHELKSPLAAIRGAAEILREEPPPAVAARFTENILAQNTRMQLLVERLLQQARLESRLEIKPQPVSIDALYQRLAEERDIALAAKAITLRWQESGMLVNGDGELLSQALGNLLDNAIDFTPQGGEIALAVEKRNAEVRLSVTDNGCGIPEYALTRIFDRFYSLPREDGHKSSGLGLAFVREVARLHHGDIRLHNRPEGGVVATLRLHRPFT
- the creB gene encoding two-component system response regulator CreB; this encodes MQQPRIWLVEDEQSIADTLVYMLQQEGFQVTVFDRGLPALEAAAHQAPDVAILDVGLPDISGFELCRRLLTRFPALPVLFLTARSDEVDKLLGLEIGADDYIAKPFSPREVCARVRSVLRRLQKFAAPSSVVRVGEFVLDEQAASISWFGQPLNLTRYEFLLLKTLLHAPGRVFSRQQLMELVWSDAWESLDRTVDTHIKTLRAKLRVVNPEVAPINTHRGMGYSLGRG
- the creA gene encoding protein CreA, encoding MKYKKFAMGLLLLAGCQVAQAEQIGSVDTVFKWLGPDHKIVVEAFDDPDVQNVTCYISRAKTGGIKGGLGLAEDTSDAAISCQQVGPIELTDKIKNGKSQGDVVFQKRTSLVFKKLQVVRFYDEKRNALVYLTYSDKVVDGSPKNAISAVPIMPWNK
- the robA gene encoding MDR efflux pump AcrAB transcriptional activator RobA, producing the protein MDQAGIIRDLLSWLEGHLDQPLSLDNVAAKAGYSKWHLQRMFKDVTGHAIGAYIRARRLSKSAVALRLTARPILDIALQYRFDSQQTFTRAFKKQFSLTPALYRRSPDWSSFGMRPPLRLGEFTLPKHEFVALPTTQLLGVTQSYTCKLEEISDFRNQMRVQFWRDFLGNSPSIPPVLYGLHEPRPSLEKDDEQEVFYTTALTPEMANGHLQNAHPVTLEGGEYVMFTYEGLGTGLQEFILTVYGTCMPMLNLTRRKGLDIERFYPEDESRDQATPIQLRCEYLIPIRR